Proteins from one Epinephelus moara isolate mb chromosome 1, YSFRI_EMoa_1.0, whole genome shotgun sequence genomic window:
- the cog8 gene encoding conserved oligomeric Golgi complex subunit 8 has translation MAAVDVEDESILASIFKDSFPDSWRDNPDFAAYLSELSSFGVEKLSREPERLAEERAQILQQTRELAFSNYQTFIRTADCTEHIYRDFGRVESSVSRLLDKLPGFGERCRGFMKEAEDIGASRRMNSLTLNRHTEILEILEIPQLMDTCVRNGYYEEALELAAYVKRLEKKHSSLPVIQGIVREVRQSTQLMLNQLLQQLRSNSQLPVCLRVIGYLRRMDVFTEAELRVKFLQARGTWLHSILAAISEDDPYFHITKTIEACRVHLFDIITQYRAIFSDEDPLVPPAGGQVAVNEAAIFHGWVVQKVAEFLETLERDLQRGVGGRLDSLLGQCMYFGLSFSRVGADFRGQLAPMFQRVAAETFRRAVQEAVDKFQEDMNLYTLIALPSVLGGTIPPVAPSTQPGTLQPPMSLLDFQPLACFLNNILTAFNDLRLCCPIGLAQDVTTSLEDALKMVTRQILVFHRAEESAFSSREKELFVQFCSSYAEDLLPFLNRCLQVLFPPAQLALILGVPPTQLHKYGNLGCIDLAAVLEPLEFVLPQREILAPPPPASAAPELDIASELSSLTFETQLKEPATGQDLTEEAGSPALSPPPSGLRDSEERDEETIQDEDFSLE, from the exons ATGGCGGCGGTAGACGTGGAGGATGAGAGCATTCTGGCGTCGATCTTTAAGGACAGCTTCCCGGACAGCTGGAGGGACAACCCGGACTTCGCGGCCTACCTGTCCGAGCTCAGCTCCTTCGGGGTGGAGAAGCTGAGCCGGGAGCCAGAGCGGCTGGCGGAGGAGCGGGCTCAGATCCTGCAGCAGACCCGGGAGCTGGCCTTCTCCAACTACCAGACCTTCATCCGAACCGCCGACTGCACCGAGCACATCTACCGGGACTTCGGCCGGGTGGAGAGCAGCGTGTCCCGGCTGCTGGACAAGCTGCCCGGCTTCGGCGAGAGATGCAG gGGCTTCATGAAGGAGGCGGAGGACATCGGAGCCAGTCGACGGATGAACAGCCTCACGTTGAACCGTCACACTGAGATCCTGGAGATCCTGGAGATCCCGCAGCTCATGGACACCTGCGTCCGCAACGGATACTACGAGGAGGCTCTGGAGCTGGCGGCGTACGTTAAGAGGCTGGAGAAGAAGCACTCGTCGCTTCCCGTCATCCAG GGAATCGTGCGTGAAGTGCGTCAGTCGACTCAGCTGATGCTCAACCAGCTGCTCCAGCAGCTGCGCAGCAACTCGCAGCTTCCCGTCTGCCTGCGTGTGATTGGCTACCTGCGCAGGATGGACGTGTTCACGGAGGCGGAGCTTCGGGTGAAGTTCCTGCAGGCTCGAGGCACGTGGCTGCACTCCATCCTCGCCGCCATCTCTGAGGACGACCCCTACTTCCACATCACCAAAACCATCGAGGCCTGCAGAGTCCACCTGTTCGACATCATCACCCAGTACAGAGCCATCTTCTCTGATGAGGACCCGCTGGTGCCTCCCGCAGGCGGCCAGGTGGCGGTGAACGAGGCCGCCATCTTCCACGGCTGGGTGGTGCAGAAGGTGGCTGAGTTCCTGGAGACGCTAGAGAGGGACCTGCAGCGGGGCGTGGGGGGCCGCCTGGACTCCCTGCTGGGTCAGTGCATGTACTTCGGTCTGTCCTTCAGCAGGGTGGGGGCGGACTTCCGCGGCCAGCTGGCGCCCATGTTCCAGCGCGTGGCGGCGGAGACGTTCCGCAGGGCCGTGCAGGAGGCAGTGGACAAGTTCCAGGAGGACATGAACCTGTATACGCTCATCGCCCTGCCCTCGGTGCTCGGAGGGACCATCCCCCCCGTGGCCCCCAGCACCCAGCCCGGCACCCTGCAGCCCCCCATGTCCCTGCTGGACTTCCAGCCGCTGGCCTGCTTCCTCAACAACATCCTGACCGCCTTCAACGACCTGCGGCTCTGCTGCCCCATCGGACTTGCTCAGGACGTCACCACGAGCCTCGAGGACGCCCTCAAGATG gtgaCCCGTCAGATTTTGGTGTTTCACCGTGCCGAGGAGTCGGCgttcagcagcagagagaaggagCTTTTTGTTCAGTTCTGCAGTTCGTACGCTGAAGACCTGCTGCCGTTCCTCAACCGCTGCCTGCAGGTCCTGTTTCCTCCGGCTCAGCTCGCGCTCATCCTGG gAGTTCCTCCGACTCAGCTGCACAAGTACGGCAATCTGGGCTGCATCGACCTCGCCGCCGTCCTGGAGCCTCTGGAGTTCGTGCTCCCACAGAGAGAGATATTAGCACCGCCACCGCCAGCCTCAGCGGCGCCAGAGCTTGACATCGCCTCTGAACTGAGCAGCCTGACGTTTGAGACGCAGCTCAAAGAACCAGCGACAGGTCAGGACCTCACAGAGGAGGCAGGAAGTCCCGCCCTGTCACCGCCCCCCTCTGGTCTCAGAGACTCTGAAGAGCGAGATGAGGAGACTATACAGGATGAAGACTTTTCTCTGGAGTGA